The Campylobacter armoricus sequence CTTATAAACAATTTCATGACCATTTGCTTTTAGCATATCTATGGTTTTTAACAAGGCTTGTTTTACATCTTCATTAGTTTGCTCAACATAATTTTTAATTACAGCTATTTTTAGCTTTTTACTTGCATTAAGTTTTGGCGTAGTTGGCTCAAAAACTATATTTGCACTTGTGCTATCTTTTTCATCATATCCTGCAATAACATCATATAAAATCGCAGCGTCTGTAACATTTTGAGTAATTACTCCAATTTGGTCAAGACTTGAAGAATAAGCAGCTAATCCGTATCTACTAACTCTTCCATAACTTGGCTTAAACCCTATACATCCACAAAAAGCAGCAGGCTGTCTTACCGAACCACCCGTATCTGAACCCAAACTTGCCAAAGCTATTCCAGCGGCCACTGCAGCTGCACTACCACCACTACTTCCACCTGGAACTTTAGCATTATCAAGCGGATTTAAAGTCTTACCATAAAAAGAAGTAGCACTTGTGCTTCCCATAGCAAATTCATCCATATTACATCTTCCAAACGGAGCAAAATTATTTTTGCGTAAATTTACAATAACACTTGCATCATAAGGTGCTACATAACCTTGTAAAATTTTAGAACCACAAGTTAATTCCCAATCTTTTACACTAATATTATCTTTTATAGCAATAGGCACACCTACACCTGAAGTATTTAAGTCTTTCCCTAAAAACTGCTCTACATAAGCACCTAAATGTTTTTGTTTATGTGCTTTTTCATTTAATTCTTTTTTTAAATTTTCTAATTCTTCATTTGAAAATTTTAAAGCTTCTTTTAAAGTTACCATTATTTATCCTTAAATTTTTTAACCAAATAAAATAAAAAAAGCGTGATAAATAAAAAACAAATTAGAGTAATCACAACCACGCTAAAAGGTAAAGCTTGCTCAAACATTTTTTGCTTTTTCTACTCCATTACATCTTGGGCATAAACACTCTTCTTCTTTTGCTAAAAATTTCCAACATCTTGGACATTTATGTAGCGAAGAACGCACGATTTTAAAGCTTAAATTATCTATTTTAAATTCACTTAAAGCTTCTTTATCATCTAAGCTTTCTACTGAGCTTACCATAAACCAATCTGCTATTTCTTCTATATCTTCACTTAAAAGCTCATTTGCACTAGTTTGCAAAGATAATTCTAAAGTCGATTTGATGAGTTTATCTTTTTTTAGTGTATCGATGATTTCAAAGAATTTTTCTCTTGATTTTATAAATAACTCATCTTCTACCTTAAATTCATAATCAAATCCATTTTTTAAT is a genomic window containing:
- the gatA gene encoding Asp-tRNA(Asn)/Glu-tRNA(Gln) amidotransferase subunit GatA, with amino-acid sequence MVTLKEALKFSNEELENLKKELNEKAHKQKHLGAYVEQFLGKDLNTSGVGVPIAIKDNISVKDWELTCGSKILQGYVAPYDASVIVNLRKNNFAPFGRCNMDEFAMGSTSATSFYGKTLNPLDNAKVPGGSSGGSAAAVAAGIALASLGSDTGGSVRQPAAFCGCIGFKPSYGRVSRYGLAAYSSSLDQIGVITQNVTDAAILYDVIAGYDEKDSTSANIVFEPTTPKLNASKKLKIAVIKNYVEQTNEDVKQALLKTIDMLKANGHEIVYKDLMDSTFDVAAYYIIAAAEASANLSRYDGVRYGRRSEKCDNLNQMYVNSRSEGFGEEVKRRILLGTFVLSSGYYDAYYIKAQKARRFIKQKYEEILNDCDLIFMPVAPSVAFGFNDVKTPVQMYLEDVFTISVNLAGLGGISVPVGKNENGLNISAQLICKAYDEQTLLDGALSLEEIIKNK